In Lacerta agilis isolate rLacAgi1 chromosome 1, rLacAgi1.pri, whole genome shotgun sequence, the following proteins share a genomic window:
- the RPS6KB2 gene encoding ribosomal protein S6 kinase beta-2 isoform X2 codes for MKVLKKAKIACNAKDTAHTRAERNILEVIKHPFIVDLIYAFQTGGKLYLILECLSGGELFMQLEREGIFLEDTACFYLSEITLALGHLHSNGIIYRDLKPENIMLNSQGHIKLTDFGLCKESIHDGAVTHTFCGTIEYMAPEILLRSGHNRAVDWWSLGALMYDMLTGSPPFTAENRKKTMDKILKGKLALPPYLTPDARDLIKKFLKRHAIQRIGGGPGDAADVQRHPFFRHINWDDLLARRVDPPFRPSLQSEDDVSQFDTRFTRQTPVDSPDDGFLSESANQAFLGFTYVAPSVLESIKEGFSFQPKLRSPRRLNSSPRTPVSPLKFSPFEAFKPSTSMEQMELSPPSLMPVPEVSAPLPIKTPSGTKKKKGRGRAR; via the exons AAGGGCAGAGAGAAATATCCTGGAGGTCATCAAGCACCCCTTCATTGTGGACCTCATCTATGCCTTCCAAACTGGTGGTAAACTCTACCTCATCCTGGAATGTCTCAGTG GTGGGGAGCTTTTCATGCAGCTGGAGCGAGAAGGCATCTTCCTGGAGGACACAGCCTG tttCTATCTGAGTGAGATCACTCTGGCCCTTGGTCACCTGCACTCTAATGGCATCATCTACCGGGATCTCAAGCCTGAGAACATCATGTTGAACAGCCAGG GGCACATTAAGCTGACGGACTTTGGCCTCTGTAAGGAGTCCATCCACGACGGTGCTGTCACCCACACCTTTTGTGGCACCATAGAATACAT GGCCCCAGAGATATTGCTGCGCAGCGGCCACAACCGAGCAGTGGATTGGTGGAGCCTCGGTGCTCTGATGTATGACATGCTCACTGGATCG CCGCCATTTACTGCTGAAAACCGCAAAAAGACCATGGACAAGATCCTGAAAGGGAAGTTGGCGCTTCCACCCTACTTGACCCCCGATGCCCGTGACCTGATCAAGAAG tTCCTCAAAAGGCATGCCATCCAGAGGATCGGGGGTGGGCCAGGCGATGCTGCAGATGTACAG AGACACCCGTTTTTCCGACACATTAACTGGGATGACTTGCTGGCTAGGAGAGTTGACCCACCCTTCCGGCCATCACTG CAATCCGAAGACGATGTCAGCCAGTTTGACACCCGCTTCACCCGGCAGACCCCCGTGGATAGTCCTGATGATGGCTTCCTCAGCGAGAGCGCCAACCAGGCCTTCTTG GGATTCACCTACGTAGCCCCATCAGTGTTGGAGAGCATCAAGGAAGGCTTCTCCTTCCAGCCCAAGCTGCGATCTCCCCGCCGTCTCAACAGCAGCCCTCGCACCCCCGTCAG CccattgaagttctcaccctttGAAGCCTTCAAGCCAAGCACAAGCATGGAACAGATGGAGCTGTCGCCGCCCTCGCTCATGCCAGTGCCAGAAGTCTCCGCTCCGCTGCCCATCAAAACCCCATCGGgcaccaagaagaagaagggccGGGGGCGGGCCCGGTAG
- the PTPRCAP gene encoding protein tyrosine phosphatase receptor type C-associated protein — MQCSRAKSTPLLTMRPQFVCTLSALLLLFPGKAMGAAPERGGGRGKSSDDIVVSFLVCLLLLLLLLLFLAWRRLSRNSGGRYHPQRLLRGLMLRWQGLWGGELPEEPLQGHRDEKPGDEESGEEQPIDVGDEREQQQLLQGEDEEEEEEEEEEVEEKQEASKEKADPEPAEDKAVQEVSEEEGAPKATESSAGALLSDLHSFSGTAAWEDPGKQLHVTAL; from the coding sequence AGGCCCCAGTTTGTCTGCACGCTCTCTGCCCTGCTCCTGCTGTTTCCGGGGAAAGCCATGGGAGCAGCTCCAGAGAGAGGTGGTGGCCGCGGCAAGAGCAGCGATGACATCGTCGTGAGTTTCCTGGtctgcctgctgctgctccttctcctcttgctGTTCCTGGCGTGGCGTCGGCTGAGCCGCAATTCAGGAGGAAGGTACCACCCCCAGCGCCTGCTGAGGGGTCTGATGCTCCGATGGCAAGGGCTTTGGGGAGGGGAACTCCCTGAAGAGCCGTTACAGGGACACCGGGACGAGAAGCCGGGAGACGAAGAGTCCGGGGAGGAGCAACCCATTGATGTGGGGGATgagagggagcagcagcagctcctccaaggagaagatgaggaggaggaggaggaggaggaggaggaggtggaggaaaagCAAGAAGCGTCCAAGGAGAAAGCCGATCCGGAGCCAGCAGAAGATAAAGCAGTGCAGGAGGTCTCGGAGGAAGAAGGGGCCCCAAAGGCAACCGAGAGCAGTGCAGGGGCTCTCCTGAGTGATCTGCATTCTTTTTCTGGGACAGCAGCCTGGGAAGACCCAGGCAAACAGCTGCATGTCACTGCCCTCTAG